In the Haloferula helveola genome, one interval contains:
- a CDS encoding D-alanine--D-alanine ligase produces MLPESLKIAVLMGGPGSEREVSLASGKAVVAALQGAGLDAVPVDVHGPDFVLPDATGLAFNVIHGTFGEDGQLQDILEKRGVPYTGAGAASSRVAFDKNLAKARFVAAGVPTPASEIVDVSGGPRLPSFEAPFVVKPPREGSSVGVSIVREASAAMPAMEEAAKYGDEILVEQFVEGKELTVGVLDDVAMPIVHIAPRDGFYDMKNKYPWLGGGAGSDYYCPADLDPETTQRVLDAALAGHRSLGIEVYSRVDVLLDADGNPFVLEANTIPGMTETSLLPKSAAAHGIPFADLCIRIAEISLNLGAR; encoded by the coding sequence ATGTTGCCGGAATCACTGAAAATCGCCGTGCTGATGGGCGGACCGGGCTCCGAGCGCGAGGTTTCGCTGGCGTCGGGCAAGGCGGTCGTTGCCGCGTTGCAGGGGGCCGGTCTCGATGCGGTGCCGGTCGATGTGCATGGTCCGGACTTCGTCTTGCCGGACGCTACCGGGCTCGCCTTCAACGTGATCCACGGGACCTTCGGCGAGGACGGACAGTTGCAGGACATTCTCGAAAAACGGGGAGTCCCGTACACCGGAGCCGGAGCGGCGAGCAGCCGGGTTGCTTTTGACAAGAATCTCGCCAAAGCGCGGTTTGTCGCCGCAGGTGTTCCGACACCTGCCTCCGAGATCGTTGACGTGTCCGGCGGGCCTCGCCTGCCCTCGTTCGAGGCGCCGTTCGTGGTCAAGCCGCCGCGCGAGGGATCGAGTGTCGGGGTCAGCATCGTCAGAGAGGCCTCCGCGGCCATGCCGGCGATGGAGGAAGCCGCCAAGTATGGAGACGAGATTCTGGTCGAGCAGTTCGTGGAAGGGAAGGAGCTGACCGTCGGGGTGCTGGATGATGTGGCGATGCCGATCGTCCACATCGCCCCGCGCGACGGCTTCTACGACATGAAGAACAAGTATCCGTGGCTCGGCGGTGGGGCGGGAAGCGACTACTACTGCCCGGCCGACCTTGATCCCGAGACCACGCAGCGGGTGCTGGATGCGGCGCTTGCCGGCCATCGCTCGCTCGGCATCGAGGTTTATTCGCGGGTCGACGTGCTGCTCGACGCGGACGGCAATCCCTTCGTGCTCGAGGCCAACACGATTCCGGGTATGACCGAAACCAGCCTGCTTCCGAAGTCGGCCGCCGCCCACGGGATTCCCTTTGCCGATCTCTGCATCCGTATCGCCGAAATCTCACTGAACCTCGGAGCCCGATAA
- the murC gene encoding UDP-N-acetylmuramate--L-alanine ligase, whose amino-acid sequence MNELSQRLTDLSRPLRIHLVGVAGSGMSGLALLLMGMGHRVSGSDKVTSAETERMQGLGLRFSSPHTADAVDGADVVVYSSAIRPENPALAAARANGIRMMRRAECLAAILHTRKGIIVSGTHGKTTTSAMVAHGLREAGLNPSHYVGAEIPVLGQNARWSEHGEWMVAEGDESDGTLALYHPACAIVLNIEAEHLDHYRDIDEIKEVFRTLIAQTTGPIVFCAEDEGAKDVCGGHPEAISYGWSDADYVAGEIRELRGATAFSVFRKGEKLGEVELAIPGRHNVLNALAAIATCDRLGADFLLVSRALNSFAGAKRRFETKYLSKRLRIVDDYGHHPTEIAATLQTARQLKPERVVVLFQPHRFTRTQALAEDFGEVLAKADEVFVCDVYPASERPIPGVSGQTVVDAVNRHGGTAVSVPNLAAAHHRVGNALDPGDLLITLGAGNVHEAGTRIARDQKVVEEMLQLVTDGAMTVRLYEPMRRHTTMLVGGPAQFWIEPHTFEAFAEAVAYCRERGIAVRVVGRGSNLLVRDGGIRGAVIHPKGGEFNDCHVDEEGHVVAGAGVRLKKVASVAEAAGIGGFEWMEGIPGNVGGALRMNAGAMGVETFDQVVSVTLLGEDGEIVTRSRDEVESFYRNVPELRRNFALKAVFSGEPDTAENIRQRWDDSRAKRRATQPVAASAGCIFKNPEAVPAGMLVDELGMKGTGEGPAEVSAEHGNFIVNRGGAKAGDVLGLIERIRGQARMKRNIELETEVKIIGEDEPTF is encoded by the coding sequence ATGAACGAACTTTCCCAACGGCTGACCGACCTTTCCCGACCTTTGCGCATCCACCTCGTGGGTGTCGCCGGATCGGGCATGAGCGGGCTTGCCCTGCTGCTGATGGGCATGGGCCACCGGGTCAGTGGTTCGGACAAGGTGACCAGCGCCGAGACCGAGCGGATGCAGGGACTTGGCCTGAGATTCTCATCGCCGCACACCGCCGATGCGGTGGATGGCGCCGATGTCGTCGTGTATTCCTCCGCCATCCGGCCCGAGAATCCGGCTCTCGCCGCGGCCCGCGCCAACGGGATCCGGATGATGCGCCGCGCCGAGTGCCTCGCGGCGATCCTCCACACACGGAAGGGGATCATCGTTTCAGGAACCCATGGCAAGACGACGACCTCGGCGATGGTCGCGCACGGACTGCGGGAGGCCGGGCTGAATCCGAGCCATTACGTCGGTGCCGAGATCCCGGTGCTCGGACAGAACGCCCGGTGGTCGGAGCATGGAGAGTGGATGGTCGCCGAGGGCGACGAGAGCGACGGCACGCTGGCGCTTTACCATCCCGCCTGCGCGATCGTGCTCAATATCGAAGCGGAGCACCTCGATCATTACCGCGACATTGACGAGATCAAGGAGGTGTTCCGGACCCTGATCGCGCAAACTACGGGACCCATCGTATTTTGCGCCGAGGACGAGGGCGCGAAGGACGTTTGCGGCGGTCATCCGGAAGCCATCAGCTACGGCTGGTCGGATGCCGACTACGTCGCCGGGGAAATCCGTGAGTTGCGTGGCGCGACCGCGTTCTCGGTTTTCCGGAAGGGAGAGAAGCTCGGCGAGGTCGAACTGGCCATTCCCGGGCGGCACAACGTGCTCAATGCGTTGGCGGCGATTGCCACCTGCGACCGGCTTGGCGCGGATTTCCTGCTCGTTTCTAGGGCTCTCAACAGCTTCGCGGGCGCCAAGCGGAGGTTCGAGACGAAGTATCTGTCGAAGCGGCTGCGCATTGTCGACGACTACGGCCATCATCCGACCGAGATCGCGGCGACACTGCAGACGGCGCGACAGTTGAAGCCGGAGCGCGTGGTAGTTCTTTTCCAGCCTCACCGGTTCACCCGGACTCAGGCACTTGCCGAAGATTTCGGCGAGGTGCTGGCGAAGGCGGATGAGGTCTTCGTGTGCGATGTCTATCCCGCCAGCGAGCGGCCGATTCCCGGCGTCAGCGGCCAGACGGTTGTCGATGCGGTGAACCGCCACGGCGGCACGGCGGTGTCGGTGCCCAACCTTGCCGCCGCGCACCACCGCGTCGGCAACGCCCTAGACCCGGGCGACCTGCTGATCACGCTCGGCGCCGGCAATGTGCACGAAGCGGGTACGCGGATCGCGCGCGACCAGAAGGTCGTCGAGGAGATGCTGCAGTTGGTGACCGACGGAGCGATGACGGTGCGCCTCTACGAACCGATGCGCCGTCATACGACCATGCTGGTCGGCGGCCCGGCACAGTTCTGGATCGAGCCGCACACTTTCGAGGCCTTCGCCGAGGCGGTCGCGTATTGCCGCGAGCGCGGCATCGCGGTGCGTGTGGTTGGCCGGGGCTCGAATCTGCTCGTGCGCGACGGCGGCATCCGCGGTGCGGTGATCCATCCGAAGGGCGGCGAATTCAACGACTGCCATGTGGATGAGGAGGGTCACGTCGTCGCCGGTGCGGGAGTGCGCCTGAAAAAGGTGGCGAGTGTGGCCGAAGCGGCCGGCATCGGTGGCTTCGAGTGGATGGAAGGCATTCCCGGAAACGTGGGTGGCGCCCTGCGCATGAATGCGGGGGCGATGGGCGTCGAGACCTTCGACCAGGTCGTCAGCGTGACGCTGCTCGGCGAGGATGGGGAGATCGTCACCCGGAGTCGCGATGAGGTTGAGTCGTTCTACCGCAACGTGCCCGAACTCCGACGGAATTTCGCCCTGAAGGCGGTCTTCTCCGGCGAACCCGACACGGCCGAGAATATCCGCCAGCGCTGGGACGATTCCCGCGCCAAGCGTCGTGCCACCCAGCCGGTCGCTGCCAGCGCCGGCTGCATTTTCAAGAACCCGGAGGCTGTGCCGGCCGGTATGCTCGTCGACGAGCTGGGCATGAAAGGCACGGGCGAAGGTCCGGCCGAGGTGTCCGCCGAGCACGGCAACTTCATCGTCAACCGCGGCGGTGCGAAGGCGGGCGACGTGCTCGGACTGATCGAACGGATCCGCGGGCAGGCGCGTATGAAACGGAACATCGAACTTGAGACCGAGGTGAAGATCATCGGTGAAGACGAACCCACCTTTTAG
- the murG gene encoding undecaprenyldiphospho-muramoylpentapeptide beta-N-acetylglucosaminyltransferase, with amino-acid sequence MEHRAGQPRLVIACGGTGGHLFPGLAVAEEWTARGGEVLLLVSEKKIDQEASRKYTGYRFETIPALPKPATLSPKMVPFLLSLWKTIGRCKGLLKDFRADAVLGMGGFTSLPPVLAGKRLGLPGFVHDSNALPGKANRLTSRWCREALVGWEAACKHFTKAKCVVTGTPVRAELRELPDRAVAAQKWGLDPSKPTLLVMGGSQGARKLNSLVASAPLDPELQVLHIAGPGDQERVEAEAGGRDGYRVVGFCDDMPSAYAVADAVVARSGASSMTELAYLGLPSILVPFPFAADDHQTFNARVFADAGAAFLEQEADLTVDSLGARISELLQPGTRERMSAAAKALALPDAAARVCSAVEATLK; translated from the coding sequence ATGGAACATCGCGCCGGGCAACCGAGGTTGGTGATCGCCTGCGGCGGCACGGGAGGACATCTCTTCCCGGGGCTTGCGGTGGCGGAGGAATGGACGGCGCGTGGCGGCGAGGTGCTGCTCTTGGTTTCCGAGAAGAAGATCGATCAGGAGGCGTCCCGGAAGTACACGGGCTACCGGTTCGAAACGATCCCGGCGCTGCCGAAGCCGGCGACGCTTTCGCCAAAGATGGTGCCGTTTCTCCTGAGCCTCTGGAAGACGATCGGACGCTGCAAGGGGCTGCTGAAGGACTTCAGGGCGGATGCCGTGCTCGGGATGGGCGGATTCACGTCGCTGCCGCCGGTGCTGGCCGGCAAGCGGCTCGGATTGCCGGGCTTCGTCCATGATTCCAATGCCCTTCCGGGCAAGGCGAACCGGCTCACGAGCCGCTGGTGTCGCGAGGCGCTGGTCGGGTGGGAGGCGGCCTGCAAGCACTTCACCAAGGCGAAGTGCGTGGTGACCGGCACGCCGGTGCGTGCGGAGCTGCGCGAGCTGCCCGATCGGGCGGTGGCGGCGCAAAAGTGGGGACTGGATCCGTCGAAGCCGACGTTGCTGGTGATGGGTGGAAGCCAGGGCGCGAGAAAGCTGAACTCACTGGTCGCCTCGGCGCCGCTCGATCCGGAACTTCAGGTGCTTCACATCGCCGGCCCGGGGGATCAGGAGCGGGTCGAAGCCGAGGCCGGCGGACGCGACGGCTACCGGGTGGTCGGATTTTGCGATGACATGCCGTCGGCCTACGCGGTGGCCGATGCCGTTGTGGCGCGGTCGGGGGCGTCGAGCATGACGGAACTCGCGTATCTCGGTTTGCCCTCGATTCTCGTGCCGTTTCCCTTTGCGGCGGACGATCACCAGACCTTCAACGCACGCGTGTTCGCCGACGCCGGCGCGGCGTTTCTCGAGCAGGAGGCCGACCTCACGGTCGACTCGCTCGGGGCGAGGATTTCTGAGCTCTTGCAACCCGGAACCCGGGAGCGCATGTCGGCGGCGGCCAAGGCGCTCGCGCTTCCCGATGCCGCCGCGCGGGTGTGCAGCGCCGTCGAGGCGACCCTGAAATGA
- the menA gene encoding 1,4-dihydroxy-2-naphthoate octaprenyltransferase has translation MLRPFLLATRPKTLPAAVVPVWVGTVLAWILTGSWDGTLAVCTVLGAVFIQIATNFFNDAIDHRKGADTERRVGPQRVTASGQMRPGAVLLSGGVFLALAVVCGVILYRAAGWPVVAIGLPSMYLAYGYTGGPVPLAYRGLGELFVLLFFGLVAVTGTVYIQTLEWRAEAVLLGAQVGLLSSVLISINNLRDRVEDASTGKHTLAVRWGPKPARLMIWGEIKLAALLGIVWIFLGLPWLMVATIPLWSLGTRISWGALSMEEGPGMNRLLALSALQLVAFAGIFHAVAAMAPIRG, from the coding sequence GTGCTCCGACCGTTCCTCCTCGCCACCCGACCGAAGACGCTTCCCGCCGCGGTGGTGCCGGTGTGGGTCGGGACCGTGCTGGCTTGGATCCTGACCGGCTCGTGGGATGGAACGCTTGCCGTCTGCACGGTGCTCGGGGCGGTATTCATCCAGATCGCGACGAATTTCTTCAACGATGCGATCGATCACCGCAAGGGTGCCGACACCGAAAGGCGGGTCGGTCCGCAGCGCGTCACCGCGAGCGGGCAGATGAGACCCGGCGCGGTTCTGCTCAGTGGCGGGGTTTTTCTGGCTCTGGCTGTAGTCTGCGGCGTCATTCTCTACCGAGCCGCGGGCTGGCCGGTGGTCGCCATCGGCTTGCCGTCGATGTATCTGGCCTACGGCTACACCGGCGGTCCCGTGCCACTGGCCTACCGCGGTCTCGGCGAGCTGTTCGTGCTGCTGTTCTTCGGACTCGTCGCGGTGACCGGCACGGTCTACATCCAGACGCTCGAGTGGCGGGCCGAGGCGGTGCTCCTCGGCGCCCAGGTCGGATTGCTTTCGAGCGTGCTGATCTCGATCAATAACCTGCGGGACCGGGTGGAGGACGCTTCGACTGGTAAACATACATTGGCGGTCCGATGGGGGCCGAAGCCGGCGCGGCTGATGATCTGGGGTGAGATCAAGCTCGCCGCGCTGTTGGGGATCGTTTGGATTTTCCTCGGTCTCCCGTGGCTGATGGTCGCCACCATTCCGCTCTGGTCCCTCGGCACCCGGATTTCCTGGGGAGCGTTGAGCATGGAAGAGGGGCCGGGAATGAACCGCCTGCTGGCGCTGTCGGCCCTGCAGCTCGTCGCGTTCGCCGGAATCTTCCACGCGGTTGCCGCGATGGCTCCCATTCGCGGTTGA
- a CDS encoding AMP-binding protein translates to MEATRLTDPAFWATAEPVAPGAVLPDPSADPLGLVWFRTSGSSGRPRWIGLGRDALLLSAAMVNRHLGVRPDDVWGLALPLFHVGGFGVAARAFEAGARLEVAPSRWDAARFPAWVAERGVNHLSLVPTQIHDLVAAGLAAPAGLRTVVVGGGVLAQDEGRRARKLGWPVLASYGMTEAGSQIATQSPELLHEPYLTGPIGILPHWEVSAAEDGRLSIRGASLFSGQLLDTGDGWRFEESAGEWYATGDAGAVGPDGLSVVGRIDSMVKILGELVDPEAVERRLGSSGAVVIAVPDARQGHRLVAVVEDRGMIAETERRVAAYNGKSPGPERIGAVVRVDRIPRSGIGKVLRAELSENFPIGTN, encoded by the coding sequence ATGGAAGCGACTCGACTGACGGACCCCGCCTTCTGGGCGACGGCGGAACCGGTGGCTCCGGGGGCGGTGCTGCCTGATCCGTCGGCGGATCCGCTGGGTTTGGTCTGGTTCCGGACTTCGGGTTCGAGCGGCCGTCCCCGCTGGATCGGCCTCGGGCGCGACGCGCTGCTGCTTTCGGCCGCGATGGTGAACCGTCATCTTGGCGTGCGACCCGACGATGTCTGGGGTCTGGCGCTGCCTTTGTTCCATGTGGGCGGTTTCGGAGTTGCCGCAAGGGCCTTCGAGGCCGGCGCCCGGCTTGAGGTGGCACCGTCGAGGTGGGACGCCGCACGCTTTCCCGCGTGGGTTGCGGAAAGGGGAGTCAACCATCTGTCGCTCGTGCCCACCCAGATTCACGATCTTGTGGCGGCGGGACTCGCGGCGCCTGCCGGTCTCAGGACCGTCGTGGTCGGAGGAGGTGTGCTCGCCCAAGATGAAGGGCGGCGGGCGAGGAAGTTGGGTTGGCCTGTTCTGGCGAGCTACGGCATGACCGAGGCGGGGTCGCAGATCGCTACGCAATCTCCGGAACTACTGCACGAGCCGTATTTGACCGGCCCGATCGGAATCCTCCCGCACTGGGAGGTCTCGGCGGCGGAGGACGGGCGTTTGTCGATCCGCGGCGCATCGCTTTTCTCGGGCCAGTTGTTGGACACGGGTGACGGCTGGAGATTCGAGGAAAGTGCAGGGGAGTGGTATGCGACGGGTGACGCGGGAGCGGTTGGTCCGGACGGCTTGAGTGTTGTGGGCCGGATCGACTCGATGGTGAAAATCCTGGGAGAATTGGTGGACCCCGAGGCGGTCGAGCGCCGCTTGGGGTCGTCGGGGGCAGTGGTGATCGCCGTTCCGGACGCCCGGCAGGGACACCGGTTGGTGGCGGTGGTGGAAGATCGCGGAATGATCGCGGAGACCGAACGCCGGGTGGCGGCATACAACGGAAAAAGTCCCGGCCCGGAGCGGATCGGAGCGGTGGTTCGCGTGGATCGCATCCCCCGCAGTGGCATCGGCAAGGTGCTGCGGGCCGAACTGTCGGAAAACTTCCCAATCGGCACAAATTGA
- a CDS encoding enolase C-terminal domain-like protein, protein MAEEIWYWNYELTARQPLNSKSTRRTHRGVLLRIDDGFACIQPWPELGDPDLAKCLADLNGARRWPIVRRAIRCAKEDADARFIGDPLLEEIDIPESHATLPWHDERIADSAVEKGFTRIKMKAGRDLSAESAYLRETMERHPSTRWRIDFNESPTAEEAVDFVAGLPAELRQRLDFLEDPCPYSEEGWKALRRETGVPLAVDREAAPLCSAAQVMVIKPAVDEPWLLAEAAAGRGQQVVVTSYMEHPLGQCFAAWEAAKLNVQFPGLVGICGLQTHQLFTPCPFSERLGRWSPAFKPPGGTGLGFDDLLERLPWKRLD, encoded by the coding sequence GTGGCCGAGGAGATCTGGTACTGGAATTACGAGCTGACGGCGCGCCAGCCGTTGAACTCGAAGAGCACCCGCCGGACGCATCGGGGCGTGCTTCTGCGGATCGATGACGGCTTCGCATGCATCCAACCGTGGCCTGAACTCGGTGATCCGGATCTCGCCAAGTGCCTCGCCGACCTGAACGGCGCCCGACGGTGGCCGATCGTCCGGCGGGCGATCCGCTGTGCGAAAGAGGATGCCGACGCTCGCTTCATCGGTGACCCGCTGCTGGAGGAGATCGATATTCCCGAGAGCCACGCGACTTTGCCGTGGCATGACGAGCGGATTGCGGACAGCGCGGTCGAGAAGGGGTTCACGCGGATCAAGATGAAGGCCGGCCGCGACTTGTCGGCCGAGTCGGCCTACCTGCGGGAAACGATGGAGCGGCATCCGTCGACCCGTTGGCGGATCGACTTCAACGAAAGCCCGACTGCGGAAGAGGCCGTCGATTTCGTTGCCGGGCTGCCTGCCGAACTCCGGCAGCGACTGGATTTCCTCGAAGATCCGTGCCCGTACTCGGAGGAGGGTTGGAAGGCGCTCCGGCGGGAAACCGGGGTGCCGCTGGCGGTGGATCGTGAGGCGGCTCCGCTGTGCTCGGCGGCGCAGGTGATGGTGATCAAGCCGGCGGTCGACGAGCCGTGGCTGTTGGCGGAAGCCGCGGCGGGCCGTGGCCAGCAGGTCGTGGTGACCAGCTACATGGAGCATCCGCTCGGGCAGTGTTTCGCGGCTTGGGAGGCCGCCAAGCTGAACGTCCAGTTCCCCGGGTTGGTTGGCATCTGCGGCCTGCAGACCCATCAACTTTTCACCCCGTGTCCCTTCTCGGAACGCCTCGGCCGTTGGTCGCCGGCCTTCAAGCCACCCGGTGGAACCGGGCTGGGATTCGACGACCTGTTGGAGCGATTGCCATGGAAGCGACTCGACTGA
- a CDS encoding PhoH family protein, which translates to MIDRIDDSQAQAIDQKKGSPGGKARKTGSRKRATALDFGLKAPSQAVKNFVLDTNVLIHDPSCLNRFQEHHICIPVDVLAELDRFKSEQSERGANARRVHRMLTELFSSSSAITSGVPTEGGGTLRMVIYDPASCPKNSEALDRFHRVFPDRERVDHRIMAATLLVMQNNRAPVTLVTKDINLQLKARAVGIDCEDYLNDKVDPREVTSYDIRRIQVDSSELQRFASSGELVIPHERRPEVVLNQYVLLEAAEKQTMPARLASEGRLVRLQIPEVLKIPDGIALKPLNLGQRCLVDALLNPDISLVTCYGHAGTGKTLVAVAAGLHEMFNRKYNGLTVSRPVVAMGEQLGFLPGTLEEKMRPWLQPIHDALDLLMRPPKTTGPRRKQKPADPSVKKPYEMLLEQGIIEIEALAYIRGRSIPNRFFVLDEAQQLTPQEAKTVVTRMSRESKLVMVGDPAQIDNPYVDSRSNGLVYTRNRLKGQPFVAHVPLSRGERSELAEAGATLM; encoded by the coding sequence ATGATCGACCGCATCGATGACTCCCAGGCCCAAGCGATTGACCAAAAGAAAGGGTCGCCGGGAGGAAAGGCGCGGAAGACAGGGAGTCGAAAACGGGCGACAGCACTCGACTTCGGGCTCAAGGCGCCATCCCAAGCGGTGAAGAACTTCGTGCTCGATACGAACGTGCTGATCCACGATCCGAGCTGTCTCAACCGCTTCCAGGAGCACCACATCTGCATTCCGGTCGATGTGCTTGCCGAGCTGGACCGTTTCAAGAGCGAGCAGTCCGAGCGAGGGGCGAACGCCCGTCGGGTGCACCGGATGCTGACGGAGCTGTTCTCGAGTTCCTCGGCCATCACCTCCGGTGTTCCGACCGAAGGAGGGGGAACGCTTCGGATGGTGATCTACGATCCGGCCAGCTGCCCGAAGAACTCGGAAGCTCTCGACCGCTTCCACCGGGTGTTCCCCGATCGCGAAAGGGTCGATCACCGGATCATGGCGGCGACGCTGCTGGTCATGCAGAACAACCGGGCTCCGGTGACGCTGGTGACCAAGGACATCAATCTCCAGCTCAAGGCGCGCGCGGTCGGGATCGACTGCGAGGACTATCTCAATGACAAGGTCGACCCGCGCGAGGTCACGAGCTACGATATCCGTCGTATTCAGGTCGACAGCAGCGAGCTGCAGCGCTTTGCCAGTTCGGGAGAGCTGGTGATTCCGCACGAGCGGCGGCCCGAGGTGGTGCTCAACCAGTATGTGCTGCTCGAAGCGGCCGAGAAGCAGACGATGCCGGCCCGCCTCGCCAGCGAGGGGCGCCTCGTGAGACTGCAGATTCCGGAGGTGCTGAAGATCCCGGACGGGATCGCGCTGAAGCCACTCAATCTCGGCCAACGTTGCCTCGTCGATGCCTTGCTCAATCCCGATATCTCGCTGGTGACCTGCTATGGACACGCCGGCACCGGCAAGACCCTGGTGGCCGTGGCCGCCGGACTGCACGAGATGTTCAACCGCAAGTACAACGGCTTGACCGTCAGTCGCCCCGTGGTGGCGATGGGTGAGCAGCTCGGTTTCCTGCCCGGGACACTCGAGGAGAAGATGCGGCCTTGGCTGCAGCCGATTCACGATGCCCTTGATCTCCTGATGCGTCCGCCGAAGACGACGGGCCCGCGTCGCAAGCAGAAGCCTGCGGATCCGTCGGTGAAGAAGCCTTATGAGATGCTGCTCGAGCAGGGTATCATCGAGATCGAGGCGCTTGCCTACATCCGCGGCCGTTCGATCCCGAACCGGTTCTTCGTTCTCGACGAGGCCCAGCAGCTCACGCCGCAGGAGGCCAAGACAGTAGTCACGCGGATGTCACGGGAGTCGAAGCTGGTGATGGTCGGCGACCCCGCCCAGATCGACAATCCGTACGTCGACAGCCGCAGCAACGGGCTGGTCTACACCCGCAACCGCCTGAAAGGTCAGCCGTTCGTGGCTCACGTGCCCTTGAGTCGCGGTGAGCGGTCGGAGCTGGCCGAGGCCGGGGCCACCCTGATGTGA